The Meleagris gallopavo isolate NT-WF06-2002-E0010 breed Aviagen turkey brand Nicholas breeding stock unplaced genomic scaffold, Turkey_5.1 ChrUn_random_7180001875665, whole genome shotgun sequence DNA window GAGACAAATCCATTAGAAGTTGATTACGGCGATCTTCGGGGAAGAAGTTCAGAATGCGATCCAAAGTCTGGTTGGCATTATTGGCATGTAAAGTAGCCAACACCAGATGGCCTGTTTCAGCAAAAGCAATGGCATGATCCATACTTTCCCTTGTTCTTATTTCGCCAATCAATATGACATCTGGCGCCTGTCTTAATGTATTTTTGAGCGCAGTTTCCCAACTATCGGTATCTACTCCTATTTCTCGTTGCGTTACGACACAACCATGATGTGCATGAACAAATTCAATAGGATCTTCTATCGTAATGATATGTCCTGAAGTGTGCCGGTTTCTGTAACCTACCATTGCTGCCAATGTCGTAGACTTACCTGTGCCGGTCGCACCTACCATCAAAACAATCCCTCTCTTGGTTAGAGAAACCTCTTTCAAAATAGGAGGCAAATCCATTTCTTCCAGCTTTGGGATGGTTGTTTCAATACGGCGAACAACCATCCCCACCTGACTCCTTTGATAAAACGCACTTACTCGGAAACGACCAACCCCAGCCAGGCCAATAGCAAAATTTGCTTCATGCGTTTTCT harbors:
- the LOC104916233 gene encoding uncharacterized protein LOC104916233, whose amino-acid sequence is ARNLVISVMDTKQRGEFEKTHEANFAIGLAGVGRFRVSAFYQRSQVGMVVRRIETTIPKLEEMDLPPILKEVSLTKRGIVLMVGATGTGKSTTLAAMVGYRNRHTSGHIITIEDPIEFVHAHHGCVVTQREIGVDTDSWETALKNTLRQAPDVILIGEIRTRESMDHAIAFAETGHLVLATLHANNANQTLDRILNFFPEDRRNQLLMDLSLNLKAVCAQQLIPKKSGGRKAILEIMLNTPLVEEKIRRGEVSVLKSIMKDSEVQGMKTFDGALIEAYFNGEIEYEDAIRYADSQNEVRLAIKLSRAGGKNALGSGLNGVELDEK